GCGGCTCCGTCAAGCAGACGATGGTCGCCATGGACGAGGGCAGCGTCTTCGTCATGTCGATCAGCGACGGCTCGCTGCTCGGTGTGCACGCCACGCCAGACTGCGACATGAGCGTCGTCGCCTACCACATGGCGCTCTTCGTCGGCCGGGCGGGACACGTACTCACCCCCGAACTCCGCAGTGAACTGCGCAAATCGATGGAGAGCGCCCAGTGACGCCCGCCGCTGAATCCGCCCGCAGGCTCCCCGTCCGCGGGGCCGACCGGAGGCCCGCACGGGTCCGCCCGTACTCCCTCACGGGCGGCCGCACCCGCTTCGGACACGTCCTGCTCGTCGAGACGTTCGTCGCCGCGCTCGAAGCACCCGAGGAGCGCCGTGAGCTGACCAACGGCAACCTGGCCACCCGTGTCATGCCGGAGCTCCAGGCCATCGTCGAGATCTGCCGCCGGATGCGTACGGTCGCGGAGATCTCCGCGCTGCTGAAGATGCCGCTCGGCGTGGTCCGGGTGCTGCTCAGCGACTTGGCCGACCAGGGAAAGATCCGCGTGTACGGGACCGGTCACGGCACCGGCCAGCCCGACCGCGCACTGCTCGAAAGGGTGCTCGATGGACTCCGCCGTCTCTGAGCCGTCGCTCTTCGCCCCCCGCGCGCCGGGGGAGACGGACCAGGCCGAGGAATCGCTCCAGGCCTGGCAGCTGGACCGCACCAGGGCCCCCATAGCCACGAAGATCGTGGTCGCGGGCGGCTTCGGCGTGGGCAAGACGACCTTCGTGGGCTCGGTCTCCGAGATCACCCCGCTGCAGACCGAAGCGATGATGACCCAGGCCAGCGAGGAGACCGACGACCTCTCCTCGACGCCCGACAAGGTCACCACGACCGTCGCGATGGACTTCGGCCGGCTCACGCTCGACGACGACCTCGTGCTGTACGTGTTCGGCACACCGGGCCAGCAGCGCTTCTGGTTCATGTGGGACGACCTGGTGCGCGGCGCGATCGGCGCGGTCGTGCTGGCCGACACCCGGCGCCTCGCCGACTGCTTCCCCGCGCTCGACTACTTCGAGAGCTGCGGCCTGCCCTACATCGTCGCCGTCAACCACTTCGAGGGAACACCGGGGTTCGAGGCGCAGGACGTCCGGGAGGCCCTGACCATACCTCCGCACGTGCCTGTTGTGATCATGGACGCGCGTAACAGGATCACTGTTGTCGAGTCGCTGCTGGCCCTCGTCGGCCACGCTCTTGACGCCACTCCCGCCTAGCAACACGTAACGGAGAACCGCGATGCGGAAGATACTCATAGTCGGAGCCGGCCAGTCCGGTCTCCAGCTCGCCCTGGGACTGCAGTCCAGAGGGTACGAAGTCACCCTGATGTCCAACCGCACCGCCGACGAGATCCGCTCCGGCCGGGTCATGTCGACGCAGTGCATGTTCGACACGGCGCTCCAGTACGAGCGTGACTACCAGCTCAACTTCTGGGAGTCCCAGGCTCCGCGCATCGAGGGCCTCGGCGTCTCGGTCGCCGCCCCCGACTCCTCGCGCGCCGTCGACTGGGTCGGCAGGCTGGACGGCTTCGCCCAGTCCGTCGACCAGCGCGTGAAGATGGCCGGCTGGATGGAGACCTTCGCCCAGCGCGGCGGACAGCTCGTCATCCACGGCGCCGCCGTCTCCGACCTCGACTACTTCTCCCGTACGTACGACCTGGTGATGGTGTCGGCGGGCAAGGGCGAGCTGGTCTCCATGTTCGGCCGGGACGCGTCGCGTTCGCCGTTCGACGCCCCGCAGCGCGCCCTGGCCGTCGCGTACGTCCACGGCATGGGCCCCCGCCCGGAGCACCCCGACTTCGACGCGGTCCGCTGCAACCTGGTCCCCGGCGTCGGCGAGCTCTTCGTGATGCCGACCCTGACCACGTCCGGCCGCGCCGACATCCTGTTCTGGGAGGGCATCCCGGGCGGCCCGCTCGACGTCTTCCAGGGCATCAAGGATCCCTCCGAGCACCTCGCCAAGACGCTGGAGCTCATGGAGCGGTTCACCCCGTGGGAGTACGCCCGCGCCACCAAGGTCGAACTGACCGACGCCAACGGCACCCTGGCGGGCCGCTACGCCCCGACCGTCCGCAAGCCGATCGGCCGGCTGCCCGGCGGCGGTCTGGTGCTCGGCGTGGCCGATGTCGTGGTCGCCAACGACCCGATCACCGGCCAGGGCTCCAACTCGGCCTCCAAGTGCGCCAACGCGTACCTGGATTCGATCATCGAGCACGGCGACCGGGAGTTCGACGCGGACTGGATGCAGGCCACGTTCGACCGTTACTGGGACACCGCGCAGCACGTCGTGAAGTGGACCAACGCGATGCTCGGCGTACCGCCGGAGCACGTGCTGAACCTGATCGGCGCCGCGGGCCAGCTCCAGCCGGTCGCCGACCGCTTCGCCAACGGCTTCGACGACCCGGCGGACTTCGAGAACTTCTTCTTCGACCCCGAGAAGACGAACGCGTACCTCGCGGAGGTGTCCGCATCCGCGTCGGCCGCCTGAGCGACCGCAGCAGCCGGGCCGGGCCCCGTCGGCGATCCGACGGGATCCGACCCGGCTGTTCACCTGCTCGGCCCGCCTACTGCGCGGGCGCCGACGACGCGCCGTACCCCGTGTCCGAGCCCGCGGTCGCGCCCTGCGGGAGTTCGGGCTGCCGGTACGAGGACAGGGCCGCGCTCTGCGGATCCGGCCGTACGGCGCCCAGCAGCGGGTTCGACGCCACCGGCGAGACCTTCACCCGTGAGCCCGGCCGGGGCGCCTGCACCACCAGGCCGTTGCCGATGTACAGCGCCACATGGGTGGCCTTCGGGAAGTAGATCACCAGGTCACCCGGGCGCAGCGAGTTCAGCGGCACCCTCGGGAGCTGCCGCCACTGCTCCTGCGAGGTCCGCGGAATGGCGCGGCCCGCCTTCGCCCAGGCCTGGGAGGTGAGTCCCGAGCAGTCGAACGAGCCCGGTCCCTCCGCGCCCCACACATACGGCTTGCCGATCTGCCCGATCGCGAACCTCACCGCCGAGCCGCCCGCCTCGGACGGCGGCCTGGTCGAGGACAGGGCCCCCGAGGCGACCAGGGCGCCCTGAGCCTTCTGCATGTCCTGCTGCTCCAGCCGGGACAGCTCGGTGAGCTGGGCGGCGGAGAGCTTGGCCAGCTTCGACTCCACGGCCTTGAGCCGTGAGCGCACCGTGTCCCGCTGCTTCTTCTGCTTCGCGGCCAGGACCTGCTGCCGGTCCAGCACCTTGCGGGACTCGGCCGCCAGCCGGTCGGCGTGCTTCTCGGCGTCGGTGAGCCGCTTCACGGTCGCCGCCCGCCCGGCCGCCGCACGCCGGATCACATGTTCCTGGTCCAGCAGGTGCTCGGGATCGCGGGACAGCAGGAGCTGCATGTACTGGGAGAGGTCGGATCGCCCCTGGTACTGCTCCCGGGCCAGTTGCCCGGCCTCGTCGCGGCTGTCGGACAGCGCGTTCCGGGCGACGGCGAGCGAGGCGTCGAGCTTCTTCGCCTGCGCCTTGCGCTTCTTCAGCTCCGCCGCGGTGCCGTTGTACGTCTCGGTGGCCTCCTCGGCCTGCTGGTACAGCTTCTGCATCTCGGTCAGCAGCTGGGCGACGCTTTTCCGCGCGGCCGCGGTGGGACCGGCCGCGGGACTCGGATCCACGGGCGTGGCGGCTGCCGGCGAGGCTACGACGAGTGTGGTCAGGGTCGCGGTGCAGACCGCACGCAGGACTGCGCCTGGCACGACATCACCTCCGGTGACGGGGCGAGCCATGGGACCGCCCCATGAGTGAGCGCAACGTATTCATACGGTCACTCTGTGTCGGGGGATGCAAGAACCGCGCGGTGTGGCGGGCGAGGGGTTCGCCCGGAAGGCGGTGAGCGGGTGCGCTGCGGCCCGGGACCCTCGCTCAGGCGACCGGGAACGCGTAGAAGATCCGCTCGCGCTGGACGACGGCGGTCCTTCCGTACGCCAGCACCCGGTACGGAGCGGTGACCGTGGGGCCCTTGGGGTCCTGGGACCCGATGTCCTGGAACTTCCACAGCCGTCGCCCGTCCGCCGCCGCGAACGCGGTGACCTGCGAGGCGTCGGCGGCCAGGAGTGTCCTGCCGGTCGTGCTGAGCGTCACCGCGGGGGCGGCGGTGCCGGGTGCAGCCTCGGTCGAGCGGCGCCAGCGCAGCCGTCCCGTCTCCCGCTCGACCGCGCCCACCTCCTGGTCGCGGTTGGTGGTGTGCAGAAGCGTTCCGGTGGCGACGGAGGTTCCGTACGGGGTCCCTGTGGTGCCGTTCAGCGTCCACTTCGGCTTGCCCGCGGGGAGCTCGAACGCCTGGAGATCGTCGCCCACCGCCGCGTACAGCAGACCCCGGTCGTCGGCGATGGCCGCCGCGTCAGGGGTGACCGCGCCGAACTGCCGGGTCCACAACTGCTTGCCGGTCTTCTGGTCGAAGCCCCGGAACACGGCCTTCCCCTTGGCGGCCTTCACATCGCCGGGGGTGAGCGTGCCCGGACTCTGGCGTACGACGAAGTCGGCCTGCCCGATCGCGATCAGCCGGTACACGGGGGCGGCGGGTCCGCGCCCGGTGGGTACGGGGGTCCGCCACAGCTCCTTGCGCTGGAGAACGTCGTACGCGAACAGGTAGGACCTGACGACCTGGGTGTCCTTGCCGCGCTTCTTGCCCTTCTTCGGGGGCGGGGCCTTGACGGTGACCTTGTGGGAGCCGGTGAACCAGACCACAGGGCCGAACGTGCCGACGATCTCGGACACCGCGAGATCCGGCGCCCCGGCGAACTGGTCGGCGTAGCCCGCCCGGTGCACGACCTTGCCGTCCTTGGGCGACAGCCACAGGAACTCGGACGGACCCGCGACGAAGCAGAGGTCCTTCCCGGCCGGAAGCGCGGCGCGCCCCTTGGCGGCGTCCGCGCTCTGCCAGACCCGGCGCCCGGCGCGCAGATCGATGCCGGACGCCCCGTTCTCGCCGGTCAGCACCAGCAGCCGGTCGTTCCAGAGGGTGGCGGTGAGCGGCGGCGGTTCGGCGGCCGGGTGCGTGTACACCCAACGCGGCTGCGGCGGCAGCCCCGCGACGACCGGACCGCTGGGGCTCGGCGCGGGCTTGGGATCGTCCGTCCCCCCGTCGCCGGACCCGAGCGCGAGCCCCCCGCCCCCACCGGCCACCAGACCGGCGACCCCGGCAGCGACCCCGATGAGAAGCCCCCGCCGGCCGAGGGCGGGGACGGTGGGGGCGGCGGACGCGGGAGCGGGTGCTGCGGGGACCGGCAGCGGGCGGGGAGGCATGGGCACGGCGGGCGGGAGCACGGCAGGGGGCGTGTTGAGCTGGCGCGGGACGGACAGCTGGGTCGTCGGCCGGTCGGTCGCCGGGACGTGGCGCCCGACGTCCCCGAGCTGAGCGGTACGGGTGTCCTGATCGGGGGCGGGAGCGGGGGCGGGAATGAGCTCACGCCCGGCCGTACCGGGCGCAGCGTCGGCCGGCAAGGCGTCCATGGGCTCACCGAGGGGCCCGTCAGTGCCTTCGTCGGCCGGTGCGCTTGCTGCCGCGTCGGCCGGTCCGCTTGCCGGTTTGTCAGCTGACCCACTTGACGCCGCGTCGGCCGGTCCGTCGGTCGACTCGTTCACCAGTGCGTCCGCCGGACCGCTGCCCGCCGCCGCTTCCAGCGGACGTCCCTCGGCGACCAACTCCCGTACGAGCAACCCCTGTTCCGCCACCACCGCCGTCAGGTGTTCCGGGAGCCAGCCGCCCTTCGCCAGGCCCGCCGCTCCCTCAAGGGCCAGCTCCGCGGCCACCGTCCCCGCGGTCGGCCGGTCGACCGGGTCCTTCGCCAGGCAGCGGGCGATCAGATCGCGCAACTCCCCGGGGACCGCGCCGAGTTCGGGGTCGGTGTGGGCGATCCGGTCGGCTGCCTCGGCGGCCGGGCCGTCGGCGAGGGGGGTCGTGCCGGTCGCCGCGTACGCCAGCAGCAGGCCCAGTACGAAGAGGTCGGAGGCCGGACCGGGTTCCTCGCCCTCGACCTGCTCCGGGGTGAGATAGCCGAGCCGTACGGACAACTGCCCGCCGGGCCGGGCCTCGGCGGCGGCCGCGGCGCCCAGCGGGCCGAACGCGGTGAGCCGCGGCCCGTCCTCGGCCATCAGCACCGTCCGCGGGGCCAGGCCCTGGAGCACGGCTCCGGTGGCGTGCACCCGGGAGAGCGTCTCGGCGATGCCCGCGCCCAGTATCCGCACGGCACGCTCGGGAAGCGGACCCGCGACCTCGATCGCCTCGGAGAGCGTCAGCGCGGGTACGTAGGGGCCCGCCGTCCACGGCAGGCCGTCGTCCCCGTCGCCGTCGGACGGGATGTGGAGCTGAGGCTGGACCCAGCCGCCGGCCAGCCGGTCAGCGGTGCGGGCCTCCGACTGGAAGCGGCGCCGGAAGGCGGGCAGCGCGGCGAGTCCGGGGCGGGCGGCGGCGATCACCACCGGCCCGTCGGCCATGTCGTGCGCGAGGTACTGCACGGCGCTCGCGGTCTCGCGGAGCCGCGCCAGCACGGCGTACGGGCCGATGCGGCGTGGATCGTCCTGACGCAGCGCCTCCATGGCGCACCCCCTTGCTGACCGTGCCTGGCACCAGAGCGCCGATCTTAGACCGACACCCCGGCCGCGCCGGGTACCGTGCCCTCAGCGCGGCTTCGACCAGGGCCACTTGGGGCTGTGTCGCTCACGGCCCTCGGGGGCGTACTCGTACACCCAGCCGCGTGGAATCCCCAACCGCCTGGAGTGACCGGCCGGCACCCTGCGGTACGCGTACACCGTGGCGGGCCCGCCGTCGGCGGCCGGTACCGGGACCTCGTACCACTTGGGCGGATGGCCGGTCGGGCCGACGAGGACGGGCAGGACCCGTCCGTCCAGGGGGCCGCCGGTGAAGTGGGTGTTCTCGCTTCTCACGGCCCCAGTCTGACCGATCAGCTCTCGGGCAGCAGATGGGCCGCACCGCCGACGACCGGGATCAGCCGCTCCGCCAGCCGTCCGGCCGGACCCGCTGCGGTCTCCAGCGGCAGCAGCTCCGCCACCGCCGACGCGGTGTCCGGGTCCGTCGCCGCCGTTGCGGCCAGCAGTGCGATCAGCTGGTCGACCAGCCAGTCGCGCAGTTCGGACGCGGCGGGCTGCTTGCCCTCGTCCAGCCAGATCAGGGACGCCGCTTCGACGGCCGCGATCCAGGTGCGCACCATCATCCCCAGCCGGGGCCCGGCCGGGGCCTTCGCATCCGGGCCGCCCCGGCCCAGGTGCAGCAGGATCTGCTCGGCCGCCGCTCGCCGCACCTCGTCGACGATCGCGGTCGTACGGGAGGTCTCGACGACGCTCCCGCCGCGCAGCAGCGCGCTGAATCCGGCGTCGTGCTCGTCCACGAAGGCGAGATAGCGGTCGAGCACCCGCAGCACCCGCTCGGTGGGCGGCCCCACCGGCGGCTCGCTGAAGCACAGGATCAGCTGCTCGGCGGCGGACCTCAGCGCCGCTTCGTACAACTGCTGCCGCCCGCCCGGGAAGTAGCGGTAGACGAGCGGGCGGGAGACCCCGGCGACCGTCGCGACCTCGTCGAGCGAGACCTCGTCGGGGGCCCGGTGTGCGAACAGGGTCAGCGCCGCACCCAGGAGCTGGGCGCGGCGCTCCTCGACGCTCAGCCTTCGGTATGCACGGGGCGGCGGCGCGGCAGCGGCAGTGGTCATGCCATGAAGCCTAAGACCGACCGGCAAATGGGGGGCGGCTCAGGCCAGCAGGCCCGAGCTCTTCCACAGCCTGCGTCCCACGCCGTTCAGCACTCCGATGTCGTCGAGGAAGTCCGTCAGCCGCTTGGCACCGCTCTGCATGACCTCCGCCCGGTGGCCGCTCGCCCGCACCTGGGCGACGGCCTCGCGGCGGTCCAGGCCGACGTTCTCGTACACCAGCGGGTTGATGAAGCAGACGGAGAAGACCCGGGCCGCCTCACCGCAGCTCACCCGGGTGAACTCGCGCTCCCAGCGCGGGGCGGTCACCATCTGGCGGCGCAGCTCCTCGCGGGCGTACCGGACGTGCCGTGCCTCCTCGACGACATGGATGCGGGTCACGCCGCGCACCAGCGGCTGGACGCGCTCGTCGGGGAACGTGAGGCGCTGCATCCAGTCGAGGATCTCCTCGCCGAGCAGGGTCGCGGCGAACGAACCCGGCGTGGTGGAGACGGTCTTCAGCACGCGCGCGAGGTTGTGATAGACGCGCGGCACGGGGTAGTCCGGCGACCCGCTCCACTTGATCATGCGGCCGAACATCATCGAGTGCCGGCACTCGTCGGCTATCTCGGTGAGCGCGTAGCGGACGTGGTTGCTGGTCACTGGCCTGTCGTAGATGTGCCGGACCAGCAGCTGCATGAGGATGATCTCGAACCAGATGCCCAGCGAGGCCAGCGACGCCGCCTCGTGCCGGGACAGGTCCAGCCGCTGTTCCTCGGACATCTTCCGCCACAGCGGGGTGTCGTAGAGCGAGACGAGCTCGGGCGGCCAGAACCACTTGCCGTCCTCGACCGCCGAGTCCCAGTCGAGCTCCTTGTCCGGATCGAAGGAGTGCTTGGCGGAGGATTCGAGCAGCCGCTCGGCGATCTGCTCGCGGTCCCGGAGCGGGCCGAGCGCATCGCGGAGCAACTGCACATCGCGTTCGGTCACTGTCGTCATGGCTGAAGGCACCTCACACATGGGTTACCGGCGGTCACCTCTTATGAGACCCCCCGTCAGCAAGGCCGTCAATCCCTTGCGCACGACTTGTTGACCCGGCGTCTACCAACGTGTGAACCTGCCAACTGACGTCACTGCTGCGGCACTTATGCGGACGCCACGGAACTCAATCGGAGCACGCAAGGCGAGAAGGAGCCGTCCGTGTCGACACACGACCTCTACACCACCGCCCCCGACGCACCCCTGTGGCAGGTCCCCGCCTCCGGCGCCGCCCGCTTCAGCTGGGACTACGACGAAGGCCGCGAACGCCTGCTCGCCCTCTACCAGAAGGGCAAGGACAAGCAGTGGGACGCCAACAAGCGGATCGACTGGTCCCTGGAGGTCGACCCCACCGACCCGCTCGGCACCCCGGACGACGTCCTCACCCTGTACGACACGCCGCACTGGGCGAAGATGACCGAGAAGGACCGGGGCGAGCTGCGCAAGCACTACACCGCCTGGCAGTTCAGCCAGTTCCTCCACGGTGAGCAGGGCGCCATGGTCTGCGCGGCCAGGATCGTGGAGTCCGTCCCCGATCTGGACGCGAAGTTCTACTCCGCCACCCAGACCATGGACGAGGCCCGGCACGCGGAGATATACAGCCGGTTCCTGCACGAGAAGGTCGGGATGCTCTACCCGATCAACGACAACCTCCAGGGCCTGCTCGGCGACACCCTGCGCGACTCCCGCTGGGACATGCCCTACCTCGGCATGCAGGTCCTCATCGAGGGCCTCGCCCTGGCCGCGTTCGGCATGATCCGCGACACGACGACCAAGCCGCTGCCCAAACAGCTCCTCGCGTACGTCATGCAGGACGAGGCCCGGCACGTCGCCTTCGGGCGGATGGCGCTGCGCGACTACTACAAGCAGCTGAGCGACGCCGAACTGCGCGAACGCGAGGAGTTCGTCATCGAGGGCTGCTATCTGATGCGCGACCGGCTCAGGGGCGTCGAGGTGCTGGAGAACTTCGGCATCGGCAGGCGCGAGGCCGAGGAACTCTCCGAGAACTCACCGTTCCTGCAGCTCTTCCGCAAACTGCTGTTCAGCCGCATAGTGCCGTGCGTCAAGGACATCGGTCTGTGGGGCGAACGGCTCCAGAAGGCCTACGTCGACATGGGCGTCTTCGAGCTCGGCGACTCCAACCTGGACCTGCTGATGGCCCAGGACGAGGAGCTGGCCGAGCAGTTGGACCGGGACCGATTCGCGGCGGAGGAACAGGCCAGGGTCGCCGAGGTCGAGGAGGCGATAGCGCAGGGCGGACCGGGCACGCCGGGAGACATTTCAGGGCCTTGATGGATGTACGTCATCGGCCGCTCCCGGAGGGACGCGGGGCATATGACGCGGTCGCGGTCGGTGCCGGTGCCGGGCAGCGCCTTCGCAGGGTGCACGCCCGCCCGGGCGTTGTGTGTCATGGCCGTACAGCGACCAGCGCGTTCTCCACCGCACGGGCCATTTCGAGCAGCGAGACATCCGCCCCGCGCCGGGCGACCAACTGCAGCCCGGCCGGGCAGCCGTCCGTCGTGAAACCGGCCGGCACACTCGCGGCGGGATGCCCGCTGAGATTGAACGCCCAGGTCAGCGCGGTCGAATAGAGCTCGCCCGGACCGTCGTGGCCATGTGGTCGGTTGGGGGTGGTCGGGGTGAGCAGGAGGGGGGTGCGGGCGAACAGCGCGTCGAGCCGTGCGTCGTTCTCGTGCCGGATCTCGGTGGCGGCCGCGGACGGCTCCCCGCTCCGGACCGCCTGCCACGCCTCTCGCGGGTCGAGCAGCTCGCAGGTACGGTCCACCGGCCGCACCACCCCGGCCGCTGTGAGCCGCCCCACCGCACGCCGGACGACCGACTCGACTTCCGGGTCGACCTGCGCGTACCCCAGACCGGGGCTGAAGACGGCCGGGATCGGAAGACCTGCCGGGGCCTGCGGTCCGTACCCGTCCAGGACACAGCTCAGATACGTCTGGGCATGAGCCGCCGAACGGGCCAGCACCCCCGCGGACGCGAGCCCGGAACGGTCGGGGGAGGGCAGCAGGCCGTTCGTCGTCTTCAGGCCGAACACCCCGCACCACGCCGCCGGAATCCGCACCGACCCCGCCCCGTCGCTGCCCGTGGCCAGCTCCACCAGATCCGCCGCGACCGCGACCGCCGCGCCCGCCGAGGACCCGCCCGGCGTGCGGTCGGGACGCCAAGGGTTGACCGTACGGCCGTGGGCGCCCAGCCCCCACGTCTGCCAGGGCGTGCCGGGTCCGGGCACCGAGGTCGCGCCGACCGGGACGCCACCGGCCGCGATCAGCCGCCGGGCCGCGTACGAACGGATGCCGGAAGGTCCCTTGACCGCGAACGGCATTGCGGCCAGCGCGAGCCTGCGGGCCCGTTGCTCGTCGGCGAGTGCCCTTTCGGGCCACACCTCGATGAACGCGCACAGCCGCGGATC
This sequence is a window from Streptomyces sp. NBC_01217. Protein-coding genes within it:
- a CDS encoding DUF742 domain-containing protein, which translates into the protein MTPAAESARRLPVRGADRRPARVRPYSLTGGRTRFGHVLLVETFVAALEAPEERRELTNGNLATRVMPELQAIVEICRRMRTVAEISALLKMPLGVVRVLLSDLADQGKIRVYGTGHGTGQPDRALLERVLDGLRRL
- a CDS encoding GTP-binding protein; this translates as MDSAVSEPSLFAPRAPGETDQAEESLQAWQLDRTRAPIATKIVVAGGFGVGKTTFVGSVSEITPLQTEAMMTQASEETDDLSSTPDKVTTTVAMDFGRLTLDDDLVLYVFGTPGQQRFWFMWDDLVRGAIGAVVLADTRRLADCFPALDYFESCGLPYIVAVNHFEGTPGFEAQDVREALTIPPHVPVVIMDARNRITVVESLLALVGHALDATPA
- a CDS encoding styrene monooxygenase/indole monooxygenase family protein: MRKILIVGAGQSGLQLALGLQSRGYEVTLMSNRTADEIRSGRVMSTQCMFDTALQYERDYQLNFWESQAPRIEGLGVSVAAPDSSRAVDWVGRLDGFAQSVDQRVKMAGWMETFAQRGGQLVIHGAAVSDLDYFSRTYDLVMVSAGKGELVSMFGRDASRSPFDAPQRALAVAYVHGMGPRPEHPDFDAVRCNLVPGVGELFVMPTLTTSGRADILFWEGIPGGPLDVFQGIKDPSEHLAKTLELMERFTPWEYARATKVELTDANGTLAGRYAPTVRKPIGRLPGGGLVLGVADVVVANDPITGQGSNSASKCANAYLDSIIEHGDREFDADWMQATFDRYWDTAQHVVKWTNAMLGVPPEHVLNLIGAAGQLQPVADRFANGFDDPADFENFFFDPEKTNAYLAEVSASASAA
- a CDS encoding C40 family peptidase, encoding MPGAVLRAVCTATLTTLVVASPAAATPVDPSPAAGPTAAARKSVAQLLTEMQKLYQQAEEATETYNGTAAELKKRKAQAKKLDASLAVARNALSDSRDEAGQLAREQYQGRSDLSQYMQLLLSRDPEHLLDQEHVIRRAAAGRAATVKRLTDAEKHADRLAAESRKVLDRQQVLAAKQKKQRDTVRSRLKAVESKLAKLSAAQLTELSRLEQQDMQKAQGALVASGALSSTRPPSEAGGSAVRFAIGQIGKPYVWGAEGPGSFDCSGLTSQAWAKAGRAIPRTSQEQWRQLPRVPLNSLRPGDLVIYFPKATHVALYIGNGLVVQAPRPGSRVKVSPVASNPLLGAVRPDPQSAALSSYRQPELPQGATAGSDTGYGASSAPAQ
- a CDS encoding outer membrane protein assembly factor BamB family protein, which produces MEALRQDDPRRIGPYAVLARLRETASAVQYLAHDMADGPVVIAAARPGLAALPAFRRRFQSEARTADRLAGGWVQPQLHIPSDGDGDDGLPWTAGPYVPALTLSEAIEVAGPLPERAVRILGAGIAETLSRVHATGAVLQGLAPRTVLMAEDGPRLTAFGPLGAAAAAEARPGGQLSVRLGYLTPEQVEGEEPGPASDLFVLGLLLAYAATGTTPLADGPAAEAADRIAHTDPELGAVPGELRDLIARCLAKDPVDRPTAGTVAAELALEGAAGLAKGGWLPEHLTAVVAEQGLLVRELVAEGRPLEAAAGSGPADALVNESTDGPADAASSGSADKPASGPADAAASAPADEGTDGPLGEPMDALPADAAPGTAGRELIPAPAPAPDQDTRTAQLGDVGRHVPATDRPTTQLSVPRQLNTPPAVLPPAVPMPPRPLPVPAAPAPASAAPTVPALGRRGLLIGVAAGVAGLVAGGGGGLALGSGDGGTDDPKPAPSPSGPVVAGLPPQPRWVYTHPAAEPPPLTATLWNDRLLVLTGENGASGIDLRAGRRVWQSADAAKGRAALPAGKDLCFVAGPSEFLWLSPKDGKVVHRAGYADQFAGAPDLAVSEIVGTFGPVVWFTGSHKVTVKAPPPKKGKKRGKDTQVVRSYLFAYDVLQRKELWRTPVPTGRGPAAPVYRLIAIGQADFVVRQSPGTLTPGDVKAAKGKAVFRGFDQKTGKQLWTRQFGAVTPDAAAIADDRGLLYAAVGDDLQAFELPAGKPKWTLNGTTGTPYGTSVATGTLLHTTNRDQEVGAVERETGRLRWRRSTEAAPGTAAPAVTLSTTGRTLLAADASQVTAFAAADGRRLWKFQDIGSQDPKGPTVTAPYRVLAYGRTAVVQRERIFYAFPVA
- a CDS encoding TetR/AcrR family transcriptional regulator, with amino-acid sequence MTTAAAAPPPRAYRRLSVEERRAQLLGAALTLFAHRAPDEVSLDEVATVAGVSRPLVYRYFPGGRQQLYEAALRSAAEQLILCFSEPPVGPPTERVLRVLDRYLAFVDEHDAGFSALLRGGSVVETSRTTAIVDEVRRAAAEQILLHLGRGGPDAKAPAGPRLGMMVRTWIAAVEAASLIWLDEGKQPAASELRDWLVDQLIALLAATAATDPDTASAVAELLPLETAAGPAGRLAERLIPVVGGAAHLLPES
- a CDS encoding AurF N-oxygenase family protein; translation: MTTVTERDVQLLRDALGPLRDREQIAERLLESSAKHSFDPDKELDWDSAVEDGKWFWPPELVSLYDTPLWRKMSEEQRLDLSRHEAASLASLGIWFEIILMQLLVRHIYDRPVTSNHVRYALTEIADECRHSMMFGRMIKWSGSPDYPVPRVYHNLARVLKTVSTTPGSFAATLLGEEILDWMQRLTFPDERVQPLVRGVTRIHVVEEARHVRYAREELRRQMVTAPRWEREFTRVSCGEAARVFSVCFINPLVYENVGLDRREAVAQVRASGHRAEVMQSGAKRLTDFLDDIGVLNGVGRRLWKSSGLLA
- a CDS encoding ferritin-like domain-containing protein encodes the protein MSTHDLYTTAPDAPLWQVPASGAARFSWDYDEGRERLLALYQKGKDKQWDANKRIDWSLEVDPTDPLGTPDDVLTLYDTPHWAKMTEKDRGELRKHYTAWQFSQFLHGEQGAMVCAARIVESVPDLDAKFYSATQTMDEARHAEIYSRFLHEKVGMLYPINDNLQGLLGDTLRDSRWDMPYLGMQVLIEGLALAAFGMIRDTTTKPLPKQLLAYVMQDEARHVAFGRMALRDYYKQLSDAELREREEFVIEGCYLMRDRLRGVEVLENFGIGRREAEELSENSPFLQLFRKLLFSRIVPCVKDIGLWGERLQKAYVDMGVFELGDSNLDLLMAQDEELAEQLDRDRFAAEEQARVAEVEEAIAQGGPGTPGDISGP
- a CDS encoding amidase, producing MGRALERIGREDPRLCAFIEVWPERALADEQRARRLALAAMPFAVKGPSGIRSYAARRLIAAGGVPVGATSVPGPGTPWQTWGLGAHGRTVNPWRPDRTPGGSSAGAAVAVAADLVELATGSDGAGSVRIPAAWCGVFGLKTTNGLLPSPDRSGLASAGVLARSAAHAQTYLSCVLDGYGPQAPAGLPIPAVFSPGLGYAQVDPEVESVVRRAVGRLTAAGVVRPVDRTCELLDPREAWQAVRSGEPSAAATEIRHENDARLDALFARTPLLLTPTTPNRPHGHDGPGELYSTALTWAFNLSGHPAASVPAGFTTDGCPAGLQLVARRGADVSLLEMARAVENALVAVRP